DNA from Chlamydomonas reinhardtii strain CC-503 cw92 mt+ chromosome 16, whole genome shotgun sequence:
GCCTCGGGCGTCATCGCCGCCAtggacctgccgccggcccctccggccccgctgccgccgccaccgccaccgctgacgccgccgccaccttgctcACCTGCAGACGCccatgcctgcagctgctgctgctgcggcggcggcggcggcggctgcagctgctggggctgtgggggtggctggggcgtctggccgccgccggcgtagctggcacgccgctgcgcggcaacCAGGAGCGAcggcgcgcctgcggcagcaccgccgccactgccaccgccaccaccgccgctctCATTGGagttgccggcggcgagcaagtggttgctgctgcgctcactgctgcccgcgccatcgtcagcagcagccataccaAACACCgggcccggggcggcggcggcggcgggcgcggcggcagcgctggcggcggctgggagcgAGGCCAGCTGCACACTGCGTGCACGGCTCGGGCTcccagggccgccggggccgccggggccgctggcggggccgccggcagcaggagcggctgcgttGGCATTGCTGCCCGTCGACGGCGACCTGGTGGCACGAGCGAGGTAATTCAGAGTCGTCACGACGGGGCCCATGCCTGAGGACGGcctcgcaggcgccgccggcagccccgcagtgccgccgccaccggcggcggcggcggcggcggcggcggcggcggcgccgccgccgccgggcacggcgccgcaagAGGTGTTCATGCCCGCGCTGTTGGTGGTGACGGTgaacaggggcggcggcgtgtgcggcagcagcagctgctccaatgcggccgcggacgcggacgcAGCTGAGCCGGAGCGTGTGGACCGAGTGCCCCGacgggtcagcggcggcggcggcggcgctgccgcctgcagctggcctgccggcgcatgcgctgcagcgtcgccgccgccagcgccgccgccagcgccgccgccagcgctgccgccgtcaccggcgctgccgccgctggtgactGCCGCGACCACGTCTGGTGTGAGTCCGGTGAAGGTGATGGCCGTGGACGTGACAACGGGGCGGACGGGGCCCGGCGTCGCAAACGCCGCCAcacctggcagcagctgctgctgctgctgctggtcctgcttGTGGTGcttgcgcaggcgcggcggcagcggactggcCGGCTCCTCaagtcccccgccgccgccactgccattgtcgccggcgcccacgccacccgcagcagttGTCCACACGACCTCGCCAGGGGCACTCACGGCACGAGTCATGATCGTcatgcccagcggcggcgcgcggcggcctaGGTCGGCGACCGCTGTCTCCGGCAGCtgcaacgctgccgccgcgccgccgctcctaccgccgccgcggcctctgcgcccgcccgccgccccgcccctgcggccggaggccgcagcgggcgcggcggctggtacggcggcgggcggcgccgccgccgccccggccgccgctgcagcggccgccgccgccaccactgcctcctgacgctgcctgccctcctccgccagctgcttcaTCACCTGCTCATACAGGTGATTGGGCTCCTCGGGATCCGGATTCGGGTCGGCATCTGGGTCCGCATCacggtccgccgccgcatccatcCTCTCcgcgcctcccacgccgcctccctcgccgtcaCCATTCTGGCCGGCCTCAGCATTCGCCGCCTCAGCattcgccgccacctccgccgccgccttcctgccctgctgctgctgctgctgctgctgctcctcctggcggcgcaggtcctcatccaggcgctgcaggctgttGAGGGACAAGCCCTCGCGTgtcgccggctgcagccggtccACGGATATCACTGCGAGCGTTGGTAGGTGGTAGGTGGTTGCTAGGTGGTTGCTAAGTGGTTGGTAGGTGGTTGCTAGGTGGTTGGGCGGTGGTGAGTGTGATCGGCCGACACGCTCACGCCGCCATCATGCCCGCTGTActccccgcaccgcccccgcccctcgaTAAGCCCCAACACTCACACGTGCCGTCCGGGTCCAGgtaggtggctgggttgaagttggtgagggcgcggtgcacgccgcggcggcgcagcgcggcgtagtcgtaggcggcggcggcggcggtctccTCCGTGAACTCACCCAGCAGCTGTGAAGGgtggggacagggcagggaaggggttataaataccagcccaaactaaaccaaaccaagctaaaacgagcggagcacaggaaGAGGCGTTGgttaggggaggggaggatggGTGGGTAGGGGAAcgtgggcaggggggcggggacgttGGGGTTAGGGCGCAAGGGGTAGGGCGTGGATGCAGGGCGTGGGGTAGGTAAGCGGGTTTGCAAGTTCCAGGGGCTAGGTTGCGGAGTGCAGGGTGCTGGGTggtgcaggggtgcggggtggtgatgggtgcggcgcctgctctgACGCGTGTAATTGTGTAAAGcatggggctgcgggctgagAGTGAAAGCACCCGCCTCATCAGCATCATGACGCACCAGGTACTGGTTGGCGCCGAGGTGGATGCGCGCCTCCcaccgctcctgcagccggcgcacacacacgaacgcatgcacacacacggggagggggaagaggttGTGCAACCCAGCCAGGggcgacagttgcaagcgAGGATGTGGGTGCACGCGGAGCGTGTCTAGGCATGAACAACCAGatggctgcggtgctggcatGGCTCCCGCGGCGCACtgactccccctcctcctctcccgccaGCCCCTAGCGCCCCCTTCCGACCTCCGCCCGGCCTTCTCACCGCCAGGTTGTGTCGGGTGACTCCGCGGTAGGCGgatgcgcccctgccgcccacggccgcggtggagcggcggcgcagcagcgccaccacgccgtcctTGTCCAGCGTGGACAGCTCGGCACGCCGGCAGTCGTAGTGCTCCTTGGGGAActgcagggggggaggtggaTCGTGAGTAGCAGACCAAACTAAAGCAAagcaagccaaactagcgggaAGGAGGGGTGGATGCATGTGGCCGTGAACATGTCGGGTGAGATGAGGCTCAGAAGCCCCAAAGCCATCTCGCTCAATGCAAGGGGGGTGCGGGGATTCTCTTGTGTGTTTCAACACAGGCGCAATATGTCgaagccacccagccacccataccgtacacatacagacacacacagacgcacacaggccgcatctcacacacacacacacacacacacacgcgcgcgcgcgcgcgcgaacCCACGTTGAGTgtggccgcctcgccccagtagaccagcgccgccatgtcgtacgcctccgccgcatccagcTCCGTCAGGTAGCCGCCCAGGTACacctgaggaggaggggtgtggggggaggagggggagcgggaggcggaggggaggcaCGTGTCGTGTAAGGGCAAAACCACaacgcgtgcacacacacacgcgcgcgcacgcacacaatcGAGGTTTCATTATCTGGTTCGGCGAGTATTGTGATGAGACTCTCAAGCGctagcgagcgagcgagcgcgcTTTGTATTTCATTCCCCCTGAGCACACAGAcgcacttgcacacacacacgcacacacacacacacacacacacacacacacacacacacacacacacacacacacacacacacacacacacacacacacacacacacacacacacacacacacacacacacacacacagagcccctacacacacagccctacctacacacacagcgcccctacacacacacagcgcccctacatacacacacagcccctacacacacagcccctcacacgcacctgcttgccGCGCGACCTGCCTCCCGGTGATGTTTTCTTCCTCGCCACCGACGAGTCCCACAGGTGCGCCTCCCATTTGCCCGTCCAGCGGTgcctgggggtgggcgggtgaggagagtgggcggggggcgggcgggttgagACGAGGTTGGGTTGGTGGGAATGGGCAAGGGCTGGTGTGGGCACCGGCGCGatagggcaggcaggcaggcgggttATGAATGGCGGTATGCaacacattcacacacgcacgcacacacacacaaacaaacacattCTCACATACACACGTTTACAGCGCGCACTCACTTGGTGACGCCGCGGTAAGCCGAGGTACCCGTCTTCTTCACacgcgtctgcggcggcggcagcggcagcggcaccgcgcgggcggcgccgcccttgggctgccgcggccgccggccgccgccgcccctgccgccaccaccgccggccgcgtcgcgTGCCGGCACGTacccgtcctcctccgcatTGTAATCCTCATCATTCACGTCGTCCTGTTCCTCAtaatcctcctcctcctcgtaatcctcctcgccctcatcATACTCCTCCTCATACCCGTACTCGTACCCAGCACggcccgcgccagggccgccgtaCAACACAACAGCatcgctgacggcgccgccgccgccgccgccgccgccgccgccacgggcccgATCAGGCACAAAGTCGGGATCGCCGTCGTAGTCACCCGCgccggagcgccgccggcgacggctgcccggcggcggccgggcggcggcgcccgccgccgccgccgccgccacggcgcccgacggcacgggcgcgctggcgcgacGCGAGAtacgcggctgctggtgctggtgctgctgttgatgctgctgttggtgattgtgctgttgctgctggtgttggtgctgctggtgttggtgttgctggtgttggGGCTGGTGTTGGTGGATATCGCTGTGGAGCTCGGCAAGgggacggcgctggcgctcgccgctgccgccactgccgccgccgccgccgccgcctacgagGTTGCTGGCAGCTGACTGGGTGCTGCCGTtggggctgccgggccgctCCAACtcactgacgccgccgccgccgccgccgccgccgccgccgccgttactGGTCCGTATGGTGGCGCCGGGGTAAGaggcgcggccctgctgcagagGCTGGTACTGCACGAGGGCGTTGGGctgtgcgggggcggcggcggggtagccgtgggcaccacggccgccgccagccggcgcgccgccgccgccggcagcggcagcggcagcggcagcggcggcggcggcggcggcggcggcggcggcgtcaccaggCGGGCCCATTGCGAAGAGGGGCACCATGGGAGGGACCATGGGGACCATGGGGCcaaggggcggggaggggccgtggggccgcctcaggccccgcacctgctcctgctgctggtggtgctggtggtgctgatgttggtgctggtgctgcggttgGTGCGGTTGGTGCGGTGGGTGCTGATGGTGATGCTGGTGGTAGTGGGGTGCCGTAtgttggggctggtggtggtggtggtggtgcgtgtaCTCGTACACGCCGCCGTGGGggtagggcggcggctggtagtgcgggtgtggcggtggtggtggatgtggcatctggtgttggtgcgggtacgggtgcgggtggtaatgctggtgctggtgttgggcgTGGTGATGGGGGCACTCGGGTGCATGCTGGCCGTTGGATGGCATGAACACGCGGTacgggccgcctccgccgctgccggcgtcaccgctgccgccgtcagagCTGTGCGCATAAGCagccggaggagcagcaggcgtcgCAAAGCCCCGGAACGTAGtgggcgcgcctggcgggccgCGACCATCCTcagaaccgccgccgccgccagcggcggcggcgccgcggccgagtggcggcggcggcggcggcgggctgcccacTGCCAGGAAGTGtacggggctgggcggcgcggagccgtggaaggggtgcgtgtgcggctggtgcgtgtgATGATTGTGCTGGAGGGCCCCGTGGCTGGGCGCGTGCTGAGGATGCTGAGGGTGCTGAGGGTAGGGCAGGTCATGGTAGGGGTGctgggtctgggtctgggGCTGCTGTGTGACGCCCGCCGCGGACTCAGCAAGCCAgtttgcgggcggcggcggcgcagccgccgcggcggccgctgcagcggctacggcggcggcaccgccgccggcggccgtgctgctgacactgccgccgcggctggcgtcacctccgccaccacccgcacccgcaccggcggcggcggtgccgtagtagcgctgctggtgggcctgAGGCGGGTGCGACACACCGCTCATGTCCTCGGCCTgctgacagccgccgccgccgccgccgccagggccgccgccgccagcagggccgccgccgccaaccagcATTGAATCGACGTCCATCGCGGTATCGCCGCCAgtggcgacgccagcggcggcgccaccgttgccgccgccgccgccgccgctggcggcggcaggtcctgCACTGCCCAAGCTGGCgtagcgggtggcggcaggctgctcGTACACCTGACCGCTgtaaccgccgccgtacccgccagcgccgtacgggtgctgctggtgcgggtggtacggctgggcctgctgctgcgggtgcggttgcggctggtagtgctggtggtgctggtgatggtgcggcggtggcggcaactgGGGAGTCTGGCGGCCGCTGTTAAAGGCAAAGTCCAGGTTGTTGGGTCCGACTGGTTccgggccgccgacgccgctgggagcggcgccgccgccgctgccgccaaagcGGATGAGCCAGGATGCAAAGCCGGGATCTGACGcgtcgccctcgctgccaccagcaccgccggcactgccgccgccgccgccgcctgggccaaAGCTCGGGCCCTGCGTGCCCCACACGGGCTCCGAGTAGCGGCGCgtgacggtgccggcgggtgcggcggcgtgcggctgctgctggaagtggtactgcgggtgcgggtgctgctggtgctgctggtgctgctggtgggggtgctggttagggtgctggtggggttggtggggttggtgggggtgctggtgggaATGGTGAGAAGGAGGTGACATGGGCTGTTGCCCGCCGTCGgcctcaccaccacccgcggTGACAGTCACAACCAGCGAACGCgtatcagcgccgccagcggccgcggcctctgcctgcgccgccgccgccatcgtttgctgctgctggtactgctgctgctggtgtgtcGCTGACGCCGTTGGCGtggccggtgcggcggttTGCTGGTGCGCCGAACGCGGCTGCTGGAACAGAGGCGGCGGGTTGAggtaggcgggcggcgaccGGGGCggtggcacctgctgctgctgcgcctgctgctgttgcggcggctttGCGTTGAGGCTCGTGAAATGCAGCCCACCGCCAGTGGCCGTGGCGAAGGGCGTCGCTGGGGCCCCCtgtgagccgccggcgctgctggcaagcTGGGTGTCTTGCTGTGTGGCCGCCtcgctgtgcgccggcagcgtcagctgcgactgctgcggctgttgggattgcggcggcggcagcagcggcatcggcggcggcagccccatcgACGGGACCACGGACGGGGCCATGATGGAGCGCGGGCtcaacggccgcggcgcgccgccctccgagcCGCGACCTGGCTGGCCTTGGGATGCGGGCGGCTCCATTGGTGGAGTCGGATGGGGTCTTGGAGGTGTGGCCGAGCAGGCAACGATGGCGCGGGGTCGCGTCAATGGATGGATGGCGAGGATGTCGAGCTTGAGCGAGCCTGAGGCGACAGGGAAAGGGTTGTACACACAGCAACCGCTTACATCCCGTATACCATTTGCTTGAGCCTGCTGGCAGAGCGCGCGCGCGATCGCGAGCCGACAGCCAACGCCATCGCGAGCACGAATGGAGATGGCCCTTCGCCGCGCGggcccgacccccccccccccccgccggtTCAACCGTGCAATACAATGAGCGACATAGGCCCTGAGAAGCACCTGAAGCACTACGGGTGAAACTCAGCGAgtgaccgccgcggcgcgaaCCCCATCGACACGACCTGatgtcgccgctggcgcaccgcGGACGGCCTGGCCTTGCCAACCCTCCCTTGCACAAGCATCAAGAGACCACACAAAGCACTTACGCGGTGCCTAGTAGGCGAGGGGCACATCCGCGGCGTCGCGCAGAACGCTGATGTTGATGGCTGGCATCACCAACTTGGGCTGCGTTTGCAGCCAGAGGGTACCGCGCGTATAGTGTCACAGGTTGTCTGTGTGCAGTAAGTTGCAAGTCTGTACTGAGCGCGCGCTGAAGGGCTGACCGCAAGTCCGGCAGCCTCCCGATTCCGCTGCGGCACTTGCCGTGAAACCGGAAGCTCCTTTCAGGCCCCGCGACACGACCGctgccacgcgcacgcacgcacgcacgggcaCTGGAATGCTCTACACGGCTACCTGGCTGACTCCGGTGTTGAGTACAGATAATCATACAATCATCGGGTGGAGTTCAGATGAGGCCCACTCGAACTCTGCGGTTCGCGGCGGTTGGTCGCATTCTTACCCAACGTCGCGTCACTCGTACACCACTGCCATGTGCTAATTGCGCCACACGCTTTCTGGGGCGGGGTTGTTAGTACGCCCAGCCGCGACTGACCCCGCTTCCTTGCCTCGAGGCTCTTCACCTCCCAACAAGCGGCCTGAGCTCAAGAATGCTGCAAGCTGCCTgtgccgcaacagcagctggtgctgttAGGACTGCtgcgtactgctgctgccgctgccgctgtgatGCTACGAGGTGGCCGCTCTCAGGCGGgccccaccacccgcggcGTGCCCACCCTCATTTGCCCGCTCTCTGCCCCGAGCGCCGCACGCTGTGAGACCCACCTGACTTGCGCCTGGGCAAGGGAAGGAGCGtgcgagccggcggcagggcgagggccgTCCCGGCAAGCCTTCCGTACCATCATCAGCAGGCTCTGTGTGGTCGTGCTGTTGACGCAGGCTCTCTTACTCAACCTCTCACTGGGagtctgcagcagcacggcgccacGCGAATGATTCCCATCATGGGGAAGAAGGGGCAACGGGGCTGTCGCGATGCAGGTGGATGCAGAGACGGCATGTGCATGCTGCAACACTGCGGCACAGGCTTCCACAATCCTTGCGCAGAGcctgcacggccgcccgcacgcTCAGCTAGCCGCTGCAAGCCCCGCTTGCCAGAGTTGCCACACGCCCCAAACCTTCCCTTCGTGCTATCTGCTCCCAATACCCAAGCAGTGCAACTGCATGGGGTTGCGAGGAAACCCTTTGCCCGTGGGTTGGTTGCGTTGTGGGTCGCGCGTGGCATGCTGGGTTGGGGCACGCGTGTTGTTCCTGGAGCTTAGGTTGCGGGTCACGACCACACAACTGCTTCATGTTCGAGTGGACGCACCTGTGTCTGCGCCAGCCCATTGTATGTACACTGGGGCTCGTATGAaccaggggcaggcaggcgggcactCCGCAGGTTTCTGCGGGGCCGCCATGCCTGCCCTGTCCACCAAAGCGTCAGCCTGCCAGGATGCTCTCCACGAGCTTTGCGCGGCTCCACGATGACCATAATCACTCCAGAAATCCAGGTGCATCTCCGCAGGCAGGCGCACGGGACTCGGTGCTGGAGCGAGAGTAGGGACGACACGCGTGCCAGTCCTTGCCGAAGGCAACGGGGGCTGACAGTCCGGCATAAATATGTATCAATTACAACTGGCTGTGTGTTTTCACCAGCTAGAATCGGTGCCGAACCTGGCGAGTGCGGTCCCGGCTGGCAATTGACTCGCGCGCCTGTCATCTGGTTGAGCGACCATATAAAATACTTCATTTTCTATCATTGTCCTGCCTGTGCGGGGAACCCACCAGCGTTCAAGTTGGCTCTGGATCCTGACGAAGATTGGACCCCTTAAGTTTGGCGGGGCCTTCAAATTATGCAGTCCTAATGCTATCTGCTCGCTTCATAGTTCCTTTGCTTCCTCTGTCATATCGCTACCTGTCCAGAAATATGGAGGTCCTGAAGGAGAACGTTCCTCGTGCGCACGATATGGCTATGAGCGCTGAGAAGCCTCCCGCCAAGCTGGCACGCGTGGATTTTGAGGAGAAGCTGCTGGTGAAGAAGTTGAACGACAAGGCGACGCTGCCCAAGCGCGGctcggcaggcgcggcgggctacGACCTCGCCAGGTGCGCATTCAAGCGCGTGTGCGGCCCAAAACGCGCAAACGGCCCGGGGTGAATAATCTGTGCTGATGTGCATATGTGCTGTTgtttcgcgccgcagcgctgagGACACCGTCATTCccgccaagggcaagggcatcGTGAAGACGGGCCTGTCCATCCGCTGCCCCAAGGGCACTTACGGCCGTGTGGCGCCCCGCTCCGGCCTGGCGGTGAAGAACTTCATcgacaccggcgccggcgtcgtggACGAGGACTACCGCGGCGAGGTTGGCGTCGTGCTGTTCAACCACTCGGACGTCGACTTCGTGGGTGAGTGCAGCAGCGCTTGGCtgagggcgccggcagccttgGGCTAGGCACTGCAACGTAGCCAGAGCCCGGTAGCGAACCTGTGACATGGTGGCCCCTTTGCGCTGGTATGCGCCTCAAGCCAACCTCAGCTTATACATCACACAGCGCGCACCAGCCCCTTCCGCCCTCCTTCCTCCGCCTCTTACTCTGTCACTGATTCTTactcctgcccgcctcccttgTTCTGCCCCTCTCGCCCCtctcgccccccgcctgcagtcAAGGTGGGCGACCGTGTGGctcagctggtgctggagcgcaTCGCCACACCcgacgtggaggaggtggaggagctggacgcAACAGAccgcggcgccaacggctACGGCTCCACAGGCGTGGCCAAGGCCTAATTGAGTAGCTCGTGAAGAGTACCAAGGGGTTAGCTCTTGGAAGAGCATAGAGCAGAcatgggcggcatgcagctgacggcgtgcagtgcagcagcggcgacacagAAAAGCCTGAAGCAGGTGGTGCGCGAAGGCATTGCCCTGAGCTATTGCATGTCAGTTATAGGTgctggcgtgggggcggcagggcactTATACTTGGGTACTCGTAGACAGTTAGGGCAGAGGCAGTATGTACGGCATGCCTTGGTACCCGCGCCGGGGGACTGGCCGGCACTCTGAGACTGTTAGTTGCAGGAGTttgcgtttgtgtgtgcgcgcatgccATTGCATGCGAGAGTTTTACATAGGCAGATTGTAGACAGGAACGGCAGGAGCCGTATTCGTGGCACACACCTACCGTATCACACATGGCGTCTGGTGGCCAGTGACCATGTGTGCTGGTGATTCCATTATCACGAGGCCCATGTTGGCCACGAATTATCGAACGCAGTAGTTGCCCTACGCCGGAGGTTGTATAATTAATTGACGGCTGTTTTGGCAGTTTTCCGCTGGTGTCCTGCAGAGGATtgcggcgtgcaggtgtgcaggATAAGGTGCAGGCGTCGCCACCATGCTCCATGTAATGCACTAGCCGGCATGAGGCGTGATGCGGCAATCGCTCGTGCCATTGGAGTTGGAGTTGCGCCATTGAGGCACGGCATCAGAGGCGTCAGTCAGTGAACCGTAGACGCGGAAACCGTGGGGTGTAGGTGTTGTGGCAACTCGGTGCGTCACAGCGCGGCGTCCGCATGAGACCAGAGTCACCACAGCAGGCCGGCCAGGGACTTGTGCTGGCTACCGTAGGAGGGAAGCGAGTGGCCACGACTGAcgacggtggcagcagctgactTGCTGGGGGACCGGGCAGCATGCGGTCAGGCAGGCCGGATGGAtgtgccggggctgctggcggaggccccCGGGAGGCTGGCCCGCTGCAGTGCCGCTGGAGTAATGtgcctgggggctgggggcctgaAGCGAAGTCGGCGGTTGCTGCAAGGCCagcccagggggggggtagaatcttccgaaacagaccccatgcctcaaattgatagagctcaacgagaaaatcacgaatccgctttcaaaatcgaaaatgggtttctgggtgcaaagttatggatgcggatgttacagaggggacagtcccagctcccgaagacgccgagccatcacatgctatcagggcccaaccccgactttgctgcaaaccctcccgcgggcaaagtccgtgtgactccgcgcacagtgagtcctagccaagcctcaacccgccagagccccaccgctgtgcctcaacgccacaagcctaggcacaggagtgccgggaaacgtctaggccgcaggacacacgcacagcgcacgcactaaccagggcgcaagcgtccaggtactagaacggtcgcccacacgtgcatcctgcccacacacatagccaccaaccacgcacaacctctcacggcgaggggggcggggaatcagcgtcatacggcaagcgcaaaaccatgccgtcaccaacagcccgagatatgaagggatgcgcaaacggcacagcgtcccaaccctttggcctgatacccaaagtcacaaacgtctggagacgaccccagaagtcagctacgacggcaagtccaatgctcagcacccgggccgacggcagcttcgctcgcgccgccaacccggccataaccacacgctgccgaccaaagtccagggcagacatagcagcgagacacaccacatcccacacaggtggcgcaagccccgcaggcgggcgcactaaccacaactcctcacgagagaaggcacttagagcctcctccggcaggaaacccatagccatccccatactttcccgcagtgacagcgcaacagtgcagtcccaaaaccagtgacgccggtccccatcctgcatgtccaccccacacgcccaacacgggtcaacagtaacgcctcgcgcccgctcgctagcatgccgtggaaacgcccagcaagcgttggcggccacacgccacagtgcttccttatgatgattctcccatttcagcgaccacaagcgggccaaggtgcacacgaaggcccccgccgccagggca
Protein-coding regions in this window:
- a CDS encoding dUTP pyrophosphatase, which gives rise to MEVLKENVPRAHDMAMSAEKPPAKLARVDFEEKLLVKKLNDKATLPKRGSAGAAGYDLASAEDTVIPAKGKGIVKTGLSIRCPKGTYGRVAPRSGLAVKNFIDTGAGVVDEDYRGEVGVVLFNHSDVDFVVKVGDRVAQLVLERIATPDVEEVEELDATDRGANGYGSTGVAKA